Proteins co-encoded in one Candidatus Babeliales bacterium genomic window:
- the rplF gene encoding 50S ribosomal protein L6, whose protein sequence is MSKIGRKPINIGDTAVEVKGQGVAYKGKHGTGSYVVPEEFEVALVSKALVVKPRAKKISHKLNAAWGLHRALLANKIHGVSIPFEKKIQINGLGYKAALSGNKLILTLGFSHKIELDVPNGISCDIDKTGQNIVVRALDKEAVGAMCDTIRDCRPPEPYKGTGIKLADETIIRKTGKAKSA, encoded by the coding sequence ATGTCAAAGATTGGAAGAAAACCTATCAACATTGGTGATACGGCGGTCGAAGTCAAGGGTCAGGGCGTAGCGTATAAAGGTAAGCATGGGACAGGTTCTTACGTAGTGCCTGAAGAATTTGAAGTTGCCCTTGTTAGCAAGGCGCTCGTCGTCAAGCCTCGTGCAAAGAAAATCTCGCATAAGCTGAATGCTGCGTGGGGTCTTCATAGGGCGTTGTTGGCAAATAAAATTCATGGTGTTTCGATTCCGTTTGAAAAAAAGATTCAAATTAATGGTCTTGGATACAAGGCAGCATTGTCCGGCAACAAGCTTATTTTAACGTTGGGCTTTAGCCATAAAATAGAATTAGATGTTCCGAATGGAATTTCGTGTGATATTGATAAAACAGGACAAAATATTGTTGTTCGTGCGTTGGATAAAGAAGCTGTTGGTGCAATGTGTGATACCATCAGAGACTGTCGACCACCTGAGCCATATAAAGGAACTGGGATTAAACTCGCAGATGAAACGATTATTCGTAAAACCGGTAAGGCAAAATCTGCATAA
- the rpsH gene encoding 30S ribosomal protein S8, with translation MSIDAIGDFLTIIRNGVMVGKPWVKMGHSRMREGIANLLKDEGFLSDVYVIEEDANKKSLKLTLKYVDGESAIHSITRKSTPGLRRYSCARTIEPVIGGLGITILSTNRGIMTQHQAKTLNVGGEVLCTVW, from the coding sequence ATGTCAATTGATGCTATCGGAGATTTTTTAACCATCATAAGAAATGGTGTCATGGTCGGAAAGCCGTGGGTTAAGATGGGCCATTCGCGTATGCGTGAAGGAATTGCCAATCTGCTCAAGGATGAAGGCTTTCTTAGCGACGTGTATGTGATTGAAGAAGACGCCAACAAGAAGTCTCTTAAGCTTACCCTCAAATACGTTGATGGTGAGTCAGCAATTCATAGCATCACTCGCAAGAGTACTCCTGGTCTTCGCAGGTATTCATGTGCTCGTACTATTGAGCCAGTTATTGGTGGTTTGGGTATAACAATTTTATCAACAAATCGCGGAATTATGACGCAGCATCAAGCCAAGACATTGAATGTCGGCGGCGAAGTGTTGTGCACGGTGTGGTAA
- a CDS encoding type Z 30S ribosomal protein S14: MARKALIEKAKRVPKFSVRTRNRCELCGRPRAYMRIFKMCRLCFRKLALDGKLPGVKKTSW; the protein is encoded by the coding sequence ATGGCCAGAAAGGCATTAATAGAAAAGGCAAAGAGGGTTCCGAAGTTCTCGGTACGAACAAGAAATCGCTGTGAACTCTGTGGCAGGCCTCGTGCATATATGAGAATTTTTAAAATGTGCCGCCTCTGCTTTAGAAAATTGGCGCTCGATGGCAAGTTGCCTGGTGTGAAAAAAACAAGTTGGTAA
- the rplE gene encoding 50S ribosomal protein L5 has product MKTTQKARLEELYTKEIRPELKTKLGLKNIMAVPRIEKIVVNVGATGATNDSKLLPVIEKGLARITGQAPIRTKARKSIAGFKIREGMLLGAKVTLRRKRMYEFLDKLINLALPKVRDFQGVSDKLDRRGNYNLGIKDWVIFPELDQEFDEKSFGMNITICTSAKNDDHARELLRMFNVPFRKRKA; this is encoded by the coding sequence ATGAAAACGACACAGAAAGCTCGACTAGAAGAATTATATACCAAGGAGATACGGCCGGAGCTCAAGACGAAGTTGGGGCTTAAGAATATTATGGCTGTGCCTCGTATTGAAAAGATTGTTGTCAATGTTGGCGCTACAGGGGCAACCAACGACAGTAAGCTTCTTCCGGTAATCGAAAAGGGATTGGCTCGTATTACGGGTCAGGCGCCAATTCGAACCAAGGCGCGCAAGTCTATTGCAGGCTTCAAGATTCGTGAAGGCATGTTGCTCGGGGCGAAGGTAACTCTTCGACGCAAGCGTATGTATGAATTCCTCGATAAATTGATCAACCTGGCGTTGCCAAAGGTTCGTGATTTTCAAGGGGTAAGTGATAAATTAGATCGCCGCGGAAATTATAATTTGGGGATCAAAGATTGGGTTATTTTCCCTGAGCTTGATCAAGAGTTTGATGAGAAGTCATTTGGTATGAATATCACAATTTGTACCTCTGCAAAGAATGACGATCATGCGCGTGAACTGTTACGTATGTTTAATGTGCCGTTTCGTAAACGTAAAGCTTAA
- the rplX gene encoding 50S ribosomal protein L24 gives MSMRVKTHVKKGEKVVVLTGRDKGKTGEIIEVLPREGKVMVKGVNMVTRHAKARKQGEVAGIKKEEAYIHISNVKKID, from the coding sequence ATGAGTATGCGTGTAAAGACACATGTAAAAAAGGGTGAGAAGGTTGTTGTTTTAACCGGTCGCGATAAGGGTAAGACGGGAGAGATAATTGAAGTTTTACCAAGAGAAGGTAAAGTTATGGTTAAGGGTGTGAATATGGTCACACGTCACGCTAAAGCCCGTAAACAAGGTGAAGTTGCCGGTATTAAGAAAGAAGAAGCGTATATTCATATTTCTAATGTGAAGAAGATTGATTAG
- the rplN gene encoding 50S ribosomal protein L14: MIQKESYLEVADNSGAQALQCIHIHGSTRKRYAYLGDTIKCAVKRAIPKGMVKKGEVVDAVIVRTKKEFRREDGTYVRFGENAAVIIKDNKPIASRIFGPIAREVRGKYTEIASRAPELV; the protein is encoded by the coding sequence ATGATTCAAAAAGAGTCGTATCTAGAAGTTGCTGATAACTCAGGTGCACAGGCCCTGCAGTGTATCCATATTCATGGAAGTACCCGTAAGCGTTATGCATACTTGGGTGATACCATCAAATGTGCCGTGAAACGTGCGATCCCTAAAGGAATGGTGAAAAAGGGTGAAGTCGTGGATGCGGTAATTGTAAGAACGAAAAAAGAATTTCGACGAGAAGATGGTACCTACGTGCGTTTTGGTGAAAATGCCGCAGTGATTATTAAAGACAATAAGCCGATCGCTTCTCGTATCTTTGGTCCGATTGCTCGGGAAGTACGTGGTAAGTACACGGAAATTGCTTCACGTGCTCCAGAGTTGGTGTAG
- the rpsQ gene encoding 30S ribosomal protein S17, which translates to MAEQTKKQRLMRGTVVSDKTEKTIVVQIARDYRHPVLGKVIRSVKKYKVHDENEAAQVGDIVDFYEGRPVSKTKYMYLSRVVESAAK; encoded by the coding sequence ATGGCTGAACAAACAAAGAAACAAAGACTCATGCGCGGAACCGTTGTTTCGGATAAGACTGAAAAAACGATTGTTGTCCAGATTGCCAGAGACTATAGGCATCCTGTGCTGGGTAAAGTTATTAGAAGCGTAAAAAAGTATAAGGTCCACGACGAGAACGAAGCAGCTCAAGTTGGTGATATTGTTGACTTCTACGAAGGACGTCCTGTGTCCAAGACGAAGTACATGTATCTCTCTCGAGTTGTCGAATCTGCGGCGAAGTAG